In the genome of bacterium, one region contains:
- the rpoC gene encoding DNA-directed RNA polymerase subunit beta' → MTPERTANTGEMEVRATDFDFIKLKLASPEIIHGWSLGEVTKPETINYRTFKPERDGLFCEKIFGPTKDWECNCGKYKKIRFKGVICDRCGVEVTLSRVRRERMGHIDLAVPVAHIWYFKSLPSRIGQLLDVSIRDLERVLYYESYIVIEPGSSGFKKKELINEDQCIKAEEEYGKDFIAHMGAEAIRELLKEINIDDLSAELRSRLRLEVSAEVKKNVLKRLRIVEAFRKSGNRPEWMILSAIPVIPPDLRPLVPLEGGRFATSDLNDLYRRVITRNNRLKKIIDMRAPEIILRNEKRMLQEAVDALFDNGRRSRALKGRGNRELKSLSEILRGKQGRFRQNLLGKRVDYSGRSVIVVGPELKPYQCGLPKSMALELFKPFILKKLEEKGYVQSVKSAKRLVEKEKPGVWEILEEIVKEHPVLLNRAPTLHRLGIQAFEPVLIEGKAIRIHPLVCEAFNADFDGDQMAVHVPLSYEAQIEAATLMLSTNNVLSPASGRPVITPRQDIVIGCYYLTKPRAGVKGEGKAFTDQNEVMLAYENGILALHAKIQIKVNDRKIETTAGRVIFNQIVPPELGYVNDTLDKKAIDKMAMQSFRKLGNFKTAMFMDEVKKMGFTYATQAGVTISLSDVIVPAEKEGLVKKGIEATEKILGQYRKGVITDTERYNKVIDTWTHVNNQVTEALIKRLADDRQGFNPVFMMLDSGARGSREQVRQLGGMRGLMSKPQKRLTGQEIIETPIINNLREGLTIVEYFISTHGARKGLADTALKTSEAGYLTRRLVDVAQDIIITEEDCGTIMGEDRGALKEGEEIIESLRDRVLGRVAMEDVINPITGEMIVSSGEEITEDAAEELSEAGIEKIRIRSVLTCEAKRGLCRKCYGRNLATGRIVDMGEATGVMAAQSIGEPGTQLTLRTFHIGGTAARIAAQSKVSAKIPGTLEFKSLETIAKETGEVVVINRDGEIILHGEKPGAKTRYSVPYASVLKAADQAKVAPGDTLFEWDPHTAVILAEHSGAIQFADMIPDVTISEEFDEITGMRRPVVIESKDKNKNLYPHINIIDKRGKSLSSYPIPIGARIMAQNGQVIAAGEFLAKTSREISKTRDITAGLPRVAELFEARKPADPSVVSEIDGRIKLGEIAKGQRTVLVRNENGEERAYLIPLNKHLYVRDGDKVKAGEKITEGSINPHDILRIRGTAAVQVYLVNEIQEVYRLNGVAINDKHIEVIVRQMLQKVRVQDPGDTIYIEGDQVDKASVREENERVLHEGGRPATFESLLMGITKSALSTSSWVSAASFQETTRVLTEAAVQGKSDPLLGLKENVIVGRLIPAGTGIRRYRNFKIEEEQPQEQPAEK, encoded by the coding sequence ATGACCCCCGAAAGAACTGCCAATACCGGAGAGATGGAGGTCAGGGCCACCGATTTCGACTTCATCAAGCTGAAGCTGGCCTCCCCGGAGATCATACACGGCTGGTCGCTGGGAGAGGTGACCAAGCCCGAGACCATCAACTACCGCACCTTTAAGCCGGAACGGGACGGCCTGTTCTGCGAGAAGATATTCGGGCCCACCAAGGACTGGGAGTGCAACTGCGGCAAATACAAAAAGATCCGCTTCAAGGGCGTGATCTGCGACCGCTGCGGGGTGGAGGTCACACTGTCCCGGGTCCGCCGGGAACGGATGGGGCACATAGACCTGGCGGTGCCGGTGGCCCACATCTGGTATTTCAAGTCCCTGCCCTCGCGGATCGGGCAGCTTTTGGACGTCTCCATCCGGGACCTGGAACGGGTGCTGTACTACGAAAGCTACATCGTGATCGAGCCCGGTTCCTCGGGATTCAAGAAGAAGGAGTTGATCAACGAGGACCAGTGCATCAAGGCCGAGGAGGAATACGGCAAGGACTTCATCGCCCATATGGGAGCCGAGGCCATCCGGGAACTGCTCAAGGAGATCAACATCGACGACCTGTCGGCCGAACTGCGCTCCCGCTTGAGGCTGGAGGTTTCGGCCGAGGTCAAGAAGAACGTCTTGAAGCGGCTCCGGATAGTGGAGGCCTTCCGCAAGTCGGGCAACCGCCCGGAGTGGATGATCCTTTCGGCCATCCCGGTGATCCCGCCGGACCTGCGTCCCTTGGTGCCGCTGGAGGGAGGGCGCTTCGCCACCTCCGACCTGAACGACCTCTACCGCCGGGTCATCACCCGCAACAACCGGCTGAAGAAGATCATCGACATGCGGGCCCCGGAGATCATCCTGCGCAACGAAAAGCGGATGCTGCAGGAGGCGGTGGACGCCCTGTTCGACAACGGACGCCGCTCCCGGGCCCTGAAGGGCCGGGGCAACCGCGAGCTGAAGAGCCTGTCCGAGATCCTGCGCGGCAAGCAGGGACGGTTCCGCCAGAACCTGCTGGGCAAGCGGGTGGACTATTCCGGCCGCTCGGTGATCGTGGTCGGCCCCGAGCTGAAACCCTACCAGTGCGGCCTTCCCAAGAGCATGGCCCTGGAACTGTTCAAACCCTTCATCCTGAAAAAGCTGGAGGAAAAAGGCTACGTCCAGAGCGTCAAGAGCGCCAAGCGCCTGGTGGAAAAGGAAAAGCCCGGGGTCTGGGAGATCCTGGAAGAGATCGTCAAGGAGCATCCGGTGCTGCTGAACCGGGCCCCCACCCTGCACCGCCTGGGCATCCAGGCCTTTGAGCCGGTGCTGATCGAGGGCAAGGCCATCCGGATCCACCCCCTGGTCTGCGAGGCCTTCAACGCCGACTTCGACGGGGACCAGATGGCGGTCCACGTGCCGCTTTCCTACGAGGCCCAGATCGAGGCCGCCACCCTGATGCTTTCCACCAACAACGTGCTGTCGCCGGCCTCGGGCCGCCCGGTGATCACCCCCAGGCAGGACATCGTCATCGGCTGCTATTACCTGACCAAGCCCCGGGCCGGGGTCAAGGGCGAGGGCAAGGCCTTCACCGACCAGAACGAGGTGATGCTGGCCTACGAGAACGGAATTCTGGCCCTGCACGCCAAGATCCAGATCAAGGTCAACGACCGCAAGATAGAGACCACCGCCGGCCGGGTGATCTTCAACCAGATAGTTCCCCCGGAGCTGGGCTACGTCAACGATACTTTGGACAAGAAGGCCATCGACAAGATGGCCATGCAGTCCTTCCGCAAGCTGGGCAACTTCAAGACCGCCATGTTCATGGACGAGGTCAAGAAGATGGGCTTCACCTATGCCACCCAGGCCGGGGTGACCATCAGCCTTTCCGACGTAATCGTGCCGGCCGAGAAGGAGGGACTGGTCAAGAAGGGGATCGAGGCCACCGAGAAGATCCTGGGCCAGTACCGCAAGGGCGTGATCACCGACACCGAGCGCTACAACAAGGTGATCGACACCTGGACCCACGTCAACAACCAGGTGACCGAGGCCCTGATCAAACGTCTGGCCGACGACCGCCAGGGCTTCAATCCGGTGTTCATGATGTTGGATTCCGGGGCCCGGGGCAGCCGGGAGCAGGTGCGCCAGCTGGGCGGGATGAGGGGACTGATGTCCAAGCCCCAGAAGCGCCTGACCGGACAGGAGATCATCGAGACCCCCATCATCAACAACCTGCGGGAAGGCCTGACCATTGTGGAGTACTTCATCTCCACCCACGGAGCCCGCAAGGGACTGGCCGACACCGCCCTCAAGACCTCCGAGGCCGGGTACCTGACCCGCCGCCTGGTGGATGTGGCCCAGGATATCATCATCACCGAAGAGGACTGCGGCACCATCATGGGCGAGGACCGGGGCGCCCTCAAGGAAGGCGAAGAGATCATCGAGTCGCTTAGGGACCGGGTGCTGGGACGGGTGGCCATGGAGGACGTGATCAACCCCATCACCGGCGAGATGATAGTGTCCTCGGGCGAGGAGATCACCGAGGACGCGGCCGAGGAATTGTCCGAGGCCGGCATCGAGAAGATCCGGATCCGTTCGGTTCTGACCTGCGAGGCCAAGCGCGGCCTGTGCCGCAAGTGCTACGGGCGCAACCTGGCCACCGGCCGGATAGTGGACATGGGAGAGGCCACCGGAGTGATGGCCGCCCAGTCCATCGGCGAGCCGGGCACCCAGCTGACCCTGCGCACCTTCCACATCGGAGGCACCGCGGCCCGGATCGCGGCCCAGTCCAAGGTCTCGGCCAAGATCCCGGGAACCCTGGAGTTCAAGTCGCTGGAGACCATCGCCAAGGAAACCGGCGAGGTGGTGGTCATCAACCGCGACGGCGAGATCATCCTCCACGGCGAGAAACCCGGGGCCAAGACCCGCTACAGCGTGCCTTACGCCTCGGTGCTTAAGGCCGCCGACCAAGCCAAGGTGGCCCCCGGCGACACCCTGTTCGAGTGGGATCCCCACACCGCCGTCATCCTGGCCGAGCACTCCGGCGCCATCCAGTTCGCCGACATGATCCCCGACGTCACCATCTCCGAGGAGTTCGACGAAATAACCGGGATGCGCCGTCCGGTGGTGATCGAGAGCAAGGACAAGAACAAGAACCTTTATCCCCATATCAACATCATAGACAAGCGGGGCAAGAGCCTGTCCAGCTACCCCATCCCCATCGGGGCCCGGATCATGGCCCAGAACGGGCAGGTGATAGCGGCCGGAGAGTTCCTGGCCAAGACCTCGCGCGAGATATCCAAGACCCGAGACATCACGGCCGGTCTGCCCCGGGTGGCCGAGCTGTTCGAAGCCCGCAAGCCGGCCGATCCCTCGGTGGTCTCCGAGATCGACGGCCGGATCAAGCTGGGCGAGATCGCCAAGGGCCAGCGAACGGTCCTGGTCCGCAACGAGAACGGCGAGGAGCGGGCCTATCTGATCCCGTTGAACAAGCATCTCTACGTCCGGGACGGCGACAAGGTCAAGGCCGGGGAAAAGATAACGGAGGGCTCCATCAATCCCCACGACATCCTGCGGATCCGGGGCACGGCCGCGGTCCAGGTCTACCTGGTCAACGAGATCCAGGAGGTCTACCGGCTGAACGGCGTGGCCATCAACGACAAGCACATCGAGGTGATAGTGCGCCAGATGCTGCAGAAGGTGCGGGTCCAGGATCCGGGCGACACCATCTACATCGAGGGCGACCAGGTGGACAAAGCCTCGGTGCGCGAGGAGAACGAGCGGGTGCTGCACGAGGGAGGGCGTCCGGCCACTTTCGAATCGCTGCTGATGGGCATCACCAAGTCCGCGCTGTCGACCTCCAGCTGGGTCTCGGCGGCCTCCTTCCAG